The following proteins come from a genomic window of Archocentrus centrarchus isolate MPI-CPG fArcCen1 chromosome 3, fArcCen1, whole genome shotgun sequence:
- the bcl2l10 gene encoding bcl-2-like protein 10, with the protein MCREQSDIAGRKMVPGLWKETLGLAEDYLSLCCTNPHQVPPPPSESAAAMRRLGQDIERQHQARFDNLAQTFLRHCGPDHCSSLRKVMEELVGDGHLNWGRVVSLFAFTGVLARKRLEQKPGLDPGQQQELGQEPISCRELAETIADYLGEEKKDWLLDNDGWEGFCKYSRSAREVSQDSSMKTALFAAAGVGLAGLTFLLVR; encoded by the exons ATGTGCAGAGAGCAGTCTGATATCGCTGGGAGG AAAATGGTCCCTGGGCTGTGGAAAGAAACCCTGGGTTTGGCTGAGGACTACCTGTCTTTGTGCTGCACAAATCCACATCAAGTCCCTCCACCTCCCAGCGAGTCAGCCGCTGCCATGAGACGTCTGGGCCAGGATATTGAGCGGCAGCACCAGGCTCGCTTTGACAACCTTGCTCAGACCTTCCTGAGGCATTGCGGGCCGGATCACTGCTCTAGCCTCAGGAAGGTGATGGAGGAGCTGGTGGGAGACGGACACTTGAACTGGGGGAGGGTTGTTTCCCTCTTTGCTTTTACTGGGGTGCTAGCCAGAAAGAGGCTGGAGCAGAAGCCAGGGCTGGACCCTGGGCAACAGCAGGAACTGGGACAGGAGCCCATAAGCTGCAGGGAGCTGGCAGAGACCATAGCTGATTACCTGGGGGAAGAGAAGAAAGACTGGCTCTTGGACAATGATggatgg GAGGGTTTCTGTAAGTACTCCCGCAGTGCCAGAGAGGTGAGCCAGGACTCTTCCATGAAGACCGCgctgtttgctgctgctggcGTCGGCCTGGCCGGGCTTACTTTCCTTTTGGTGCGCTAG